A genomic segment from Peribacillus sp. ACCC06369 encodes:
- a CDS encoding class II fructose-bisphosphate aldolase produces the protein MPLVSMKDMLNKALDEKYAVGQFNINNLEWTQAILAAAEQEKSPVILGVSEGAARHMGGFKTTVMMVQGLLEDMKITVPVAIHLDHGSSFDKCKEAIEAGFTSVMIDASHHPIEENIETTKKVVEFAHARNVSVEAEVGTVGGQEDDVIADGVVYADPQECEQLVKETNVDCFAPALGSVHGPYKGEPDLGYKEMEEVRDLTNKPLVLHGGTGIPTKDIQKAISLGTSKINVNTENQIVFTKAVREVLNNDAEVYDPRKFMVPGREAIKETVIGKIREFGSNGKA, from the coding sequence ATGCCTTTAGTTTCTATGAAAGATATGCTGAATAAAGCTCTTGATGAAAAATATGCAGTAGGTCAATTCAATATCAATAACCTGGAATGGACCCAAGCTATCCTAGCTGCTGCAGAACAAGAAAAATCTCCAGTCATCCTTGGTGTTTCCGAAGGGGCTGCCCGTCACATGGGTGGTTTTAAAACGACTGTCATGATGGTTCAAGGATTGTTGGAAGACATGAAAATCACTGTTCCTGTGGCCATTCACCTTGACCATGGTTCAAGTTTTGATAAATGTAAAGAAGCTATCGAAGCTGGATTCACTTCAGTAATGATTGATGCTTCACACCATCCAATCGAAGAAAATATCGAAACAACCAAGAAGGTTGTCGAATTCGCTCACGCACGAAATGTTTCGGTTGAAGCGGAAGTGGGCACGGTTGGCGGACAAGAAGATGATGTAATTGCTGATGGAGTCGTATATGCAGATCCTCAAGAATGTGAACAGTTAGTTAAAGAAACGAATGTCGACTGTTTTGCTCCAGCATTGGGATCCGTTCACGGACCGTACAAAGGTGAACCTGACCTAGGCTATAAAGAAATGGAAGAAGTACGAGATTTAACGAACAAACCTCTTGTTCTTCATGGCGGTACAGGCATTCCTACGAAAGATATCCAAAAAGCGATTTCTCTTGGAACATCAAAAATCAATGTGAATACGGAAAATCAAATTGTGTTCACAAAAGCTGTTCGTGAAGTTTTGAATAACGATGCTGAAGTATACGATCCTCGTAAATTCATGGTTCCTGGCCGTGAAGCTATTAAAGAAACTGTCATCGGCAAAATACGTGAATTTGGTTCAAACGGCAAAGCATAA
- a CDS encoding thymidine kinase, giving the protein MYVMKQTGWIELICGSMFSGKSEELIKRVSRAQFAKEQIAVFKPAIDNRYAEEAVVSHNGSSVMAKPIAHSTDIFKCLDKPLDIIAIDEVQFFDHEIIGVAQHLADSGYRVIMAGLDQDFRGEPFGPMPVLLSLAESVTKLQAVCEVCGSPASRTQRLIDGAPASYDEPIILVGASESYEPRCRHHHEVPGKQAVGIKEHI; this is encoded by the coding sequence ATGTATGTAATGAAACAAACAGGCTGGATCGAGCTTATTTGCGGAAGCATGTTTTCAGGTAAGTCTGAGGAATTGATTAAACGAGTCAGCCGTGCTCAATTTGCTAAAGAGCAAATAGCTGTATTTAAACCAGCTATAGATAATCGCTATGCGGAAGAGGCTGTCGTATCACACAATGGCTCTTCTGTGATGGCAAAACCGATTGCCCATTCAACGGATATTTTTAAGTGTTTGGACAAGCCCTTGGATATCATTGCAATAGATGAAGTTCAATTTTTTGATCATGAAATTATCGGGGTTGCCCAGCATCTTGCGGACAGCGGTTATCGAGTGATTATGGCTGGACTCGATCAAGATTTCAGAGGTGAACCATTCGGTCCTATGCCCGTTCTATTATCGCTGGCAGAATCAGTGACTAAGCTACAGGCTGTGTGTGAAGTGTGCGGATCTCCTGCGAGCAGGACACAGCGGTTGATAGATGGGGCGCCGGCCTCCTATGATGAGCCGATCATCCTTGTGGGTGCATCGGAATCATACGAGCCCCGCTGCCGCCATCATCACGAAGTTCCAGGTAAGCAAGCTGTTGGGATTAAAGAACATATTTGA
- the fsa gene encoding fructose-6-phosphate aldolase, whose protein sequence is MKFFIDTANMEEIKQAHELGVLAGVTTNPSLVAREKGVSFHDRLKEITSLVKESVSAEVIALDFEGMMAEAKELVAIAPNITIKVPMTPDGLKAVAALTKQGVKTNVTLIFSANQALLAARAGATYVSPFLGRLDDIGQNGLDLISDIADIFAIHDINAEIIAASIRHPMHITEAALKGAHIATIPYKVLIQLFHHPLTDKGIEAFLKDWNSRTEA, encoded by the coding sequence ATGAAATTCTTTATAGATACAGCAAACATGGAAGAAATCAAACAAGCGCACGAACTGGGCGTTTTAGCTGGAGTTACGACTAACCCGTCCCTTGTTGCAAGAGAAAAGGGAGTTTCTTTCCATGACCGGCTAAAAGAAATCACAAGCCTTGTTAAGGAATCCGTTTCTGCAGAAGTCATTGCGCTTGATTTTGAAGGAATGATGGCTGAAGCCAAAGAACTTGTTGCGATTGCACCTAATATCACGATTAAAGTACCAATGACTCCAGACGGTTTGAAGGCTGTTGCAGCTCTTACAAAACAAGGTGTCAAAACAAATGTCACCCTTATTTTCAGTGCTAACCAAGCATTATTGGCAGCTAGGGCAGGAGCGACTTATGTATCGCCATTTTTAGGACGCTTGGATGACATCGGCCAAAATGGTTTGGATTTAATTTCGGATATTGCTGACATATTCGCGATCCATGATATCAATGCTGAAATCATTGCAGCTTCTATCCGCCATCCGATGCATATTACAGAAGCGGCTCTTAAAGGGGCACATATTGCAACGATCCCTTATAAAGTTTTAATTCAATTATTCCACCACCCATTAACGGACAAAGGGATTGAAGCTTTCTTGAAGGATTGGAATTCACGTACTGAAGCATAA
- the rpmE gene encoding 50S ribosomal protein L31 codes for MKTGIHPNYKLSKVSCSCGNTFETGSVKEEIKVETCSECHPFYTGRQKFAEAGGRVDRFNKKYGIK; via the coding sequence ATGAAAACTGGAATTCATCCAAATTATAAACTTTCAAAAGTATCTTGCTCTTGCGGAAACACTTTTGAAACTGGTTCAGTTAAAGAAGAGATCAAAGTTGAGACTTGTTCAGAGTGCCATCCATTCTATACTGGTCGTCAAAAATTCGCTGAAGCTGGCGGACGTGTTGATCGTTTCAACAAAAAATACGGTATTAAATAA
- the prfA gene encoding peptide chain release factor 1: protein MFDRLQAVEDRYERLNELLSDPEIINDSKKLREYSKEQSSIQETASAYKEYKAVREQLQEAKAMLEDKLDADMREMVKEEINELEETIQGLEDKLKILLIPKDPNDDKNVIMEIRGAAGGDEAALFAGSLYRMYSRFAEVQGWRTEVIEASPTGLGGYKEIIFMINGNGAYSKLKFENGAHRVQRVPETESGGRIHTSTATVAVLPEAEEVEVEIHDKDVRVDTFASSGPGGQSVNTTMSAVRLTHIPTNTVVSCQDEKSQIKNKEKAMKVLRARVYDKIHREVQAEYDQNRKLAVGTGDRSERIRTYNFPQNRVTDHRIGLTIQKLDQIMEGKLDDVVDALIMEDQSSRLENADE from the coding sequence TTGTTTGATCGATTGCAAGCAGTAGAAGATAGATATGAAAGATTGAATGAACTATTAAGTGACCCGGAGATCATTAATGACTCTAAGAAGCTAAGGGAATATTCCAAGGAGCAATCCAGTATTCAAGAGACGGCATCGGCTTATAAAGAATATAAAGCGGTTCGTGAGCAACTCCAGGAAGCCAAGGCGATGCTGGAGGACAAACTTGATGCGGATATGCGCGAAATGGTTAAAGAAGAGATCAATGAACTTGAAGAGACCATACAAGGCCTTGAGGATAAACTGAAAATATTGCTCATTCCTAAAGACCCTAACGATGATAAGAACGTAATCATGGAGATCCGCGGAGCGGCAGGCGGAGACGAGGCGGCCTTATTTGCAGGTAGCCTATACCGAATGTATAGCCGTTTTGCTGAGGTTCAGGGTTGGCGGACTGAAGTCATTGAAGCAAGTCCTACAGGGCTTGGAGGCTACAAGGAAATCATATTCATGATTAATGGAAATGGCGCTTATTCAAAATTGAAATTCGAAAATGGAGCCCATCGCGTTCAGCGAGTACCTGAAACTGAATCAGGTGGACGGATTCATACTTCTACAGCCACGGTTGCCGTTTTACCGGAAGCTGAGGAAGTGGAAGTCGAAATCCATGATAAGGATGTTCGTGTCGATACCTTTGCGTCAAGCGGTCCTGGAGGGCAAAGTGTCAACACGACCATGTCAGCGGTACGATTGACACATATTCCGACGAATACGGTTGTATCTTGTCAAGATGAAAAATCACAAATCAAGAACAAAGAAAAAGCAATGAAGGTTTTGCGTGCCAGGGTGTATGATAAAATTCATCGCGAAGTGCAGGCTGAATATGACCAAAATCGAAAGCTTGCTGTTGGAACGGGCGATCGATCCGAAAGGATTCGCACGTATAACTTCCCGCAAAACCGCGTTACCGACCACCGTATTGGTTTAACGATTCAAAAGCTGGATCAAATCATGGAAGGTAAACTGGATGATGTCGTGGATGCTTTAATCATGGAAGACCAATCTTCCAGGCTGGAAAATGCAGATGAATAA
- a CDS encoding response regulator, with protein MPGKILIVDDQFGIRILLNEVLHKEGYETFQAANGIQALEVLNNHSPDLVLLDMKIPGMDGIEILKRMKVVEPDIRVIIMTAYGELDMIQEAKDLGAMTHFAKPFDIDDIRKAVREYLPIQSS; from the coding sequence ATGCCAGGGAAAATATTGATTGTTGATGATCAATTTGGGATTCGTATTTTATTGAACGAGGTTTTACATAAAGAAGGGTATGAAACATTTCAAGCTGCAAATGGCATTCAAGCCTTGGAAGTGCTAAATAACCATTCACCTGATCTTGTATTACTGGATATGAAGATTCCGGGAATGGATGGAATTGAGATCCTGAAAAGGATGAAAGTGGTCGAGCCGGACATCCGGGTCATAATCATGACCGCATATGGTGAACTTGATATGATCCAAGAAGCAAAGGATTTGGGTGCAATGACCCACTTTGCAAAGCCGTTTGATATTGATGATATTAGAAAAGCCGTTCGTGAATACTTACCGATTCAATCTAGTTAA
- the glpX gene encoding class II fructose-bisphosphatase, with protein sequence MERSLSMELVRVTEAAALNSARWMGRGKKDEADDAATTAMRDVFNTIPMQGTVVIGEGEMDEAPMLYIGEKLGTGLGPLVDVAVDPLEGTNIVASGGWNALAVLAIADKGNLLHAPDMYMDKIAVGPEAVGQIDINASVLDNLKAVAKAKNKDIQDVVATVLNRDRHSKIIHELREAGARIKLINDGDVAGAINTAFDLTGVDILFGSGGAPEGVIAAVALKCLGGEIQGKLLPQSDEEVERCLKMGLDVGRVLRMEDLVRGDDAIFAATGVTDGELLRGVQFKGHYGETQSVVMRAKSGTVRFIDGRHSLKIKPNGLID encoded by the coding sequence ATGGAAAGAAGTTTATCGATGGAGCTTGTTCGCGTAACAGAGGCGGCGGCACTAAATTCTGCTCGTTGGATGGGAAGAGGAAAGAAAGACGAAGCAGATGATGCAGCAACAACTGCAATGCGGGATGTTTTCAATACTATTCCCATGCAAGGGACGGTTGTAATCGGTGAAGGGGAAATGGATGAAGCGCCAATGCTTTATATTGGTGAGAAGCTTGGTACTGGTCTTGGGCCACTAGTGGATGTTGCAGTTGATCCTTTGGAAGGAACGAACATCGTTGCATCTGGCGGCTGGAATGCATTGGCTGTATTGGCGATAGCCGATAAGGGGAACTTGCTTCATGCCCCGGATATGTATATGGATAAAATAGCTGTCGGTCCCGAGGCTGTTGGTCAGATTGATATCAATGCTTCTGTGTTGGACAACCTGAAAGCGGTAGCCAAGGCAAAAAATAAAGATATCCAAGACGTAGTCGCAACAGTATTGAACCGCGACCGCCATTCGAAAATCATTCACGAACTTCGTGAGGCTGGGGCACGTATCAAGTTGATCAACGATGGAGATGTAGCCGGTGCCATCAATACGGCTTTCGATCTTACCGGTGTTGACATCTTATTCGGATCTGGCGGAGCTCCAGAGGGAGTTATTGCAGCTGTTGCCTTAAAATGCCTCGGAGGGGAAATTCAAGGTAAGCTTCTTCCTCAAAGTGATGAAGAAGTTGAACGCTGTTTAAAAATGGGCCTTGATGTAGGAAGAGTCCTGAGAATGGAAGACCTTGTTCGCGGAGATGACGCGATTTTTGCTGCGACAGGTGTGACTGATGGAGAACTTTTACGCGGTGTACAATTTAAAGGGCATTACGGCGAAACACAATCCGTAGTCATGCGTGCTAAATCTGGTACCGTTCGTTTCATTGATGGACGCCACAGTCTTAAAATTAAACCGAATGGTTTGATTGACTGA
- the rho gene encoding transcription termination factor Rho yields the protein MNLTISNLENMKLKDLYEHAREYKVSYYSKLSKKELIFAILKAQAEQDGLLFMEGVLEIIPSEGFGFLRPINYSPSSEDIYISASQIRRFDLRNGDKVSGKVRPPKENERYYGLLHVEAVNGDNPESAKERVHFPGLTPLYPNRQIKLETTPKNISTRIMDVLAPVGFGQRGLIVAPPKAGKTMLIKEIANAITTNHPESELIVLLIDERPEEVTDIERSVAGDVVSSTFDEVPENHIKVAELVLERAMRLVEHKRDVIILMDSITRLARAYNLVIPPSGRTLSGGIDPAAFHRPKRFFGAARNIEEGGSLTILATALVDTGSRMDDVIYEEFKGTGNMELHLDRALAERRIFPAIDIRRSGTRKEELLIPKDRLDKLWAIRKTMSDSPDFSEKFLRRLKQTKGNEEFFSKLDEEMTEMKKGPASVKRS from the coding sequence ATGAATTTAACTATTTCTAATTTAGAAAACATGAAACTAAAGGATCTCTATGAGCACGCGCGTGAATATAAAGTTTCCTATTACAGCAAACTTTCAAAAAAGGAACTTATTTTCGCTATCCTGAAAGCACAAGCTGAGCAGGATGGTCTCCTATTCATGGAGGGCGTTTTAGAGATCATCCCTTCTGAAGGCTTTGGATTCCTGCGTCCAATTAATTATTCTCCAAGCTCGGAGGATATTTATATTTCCGCTTCACAGATCCGCAGATTCGATTTGCGAAATGGAGATAAAGTGTCCGGTAAGGTAAGGCCTCCAAAAGAAAATGAGCGCTATTATGGATTGCTGCATGTTGAAGCCGTCAATGGCGATAATCCGGAATCAGCTAAAGAGCGTGTTCATTTTCCAGGTTTAACACCGTTGTATCCAAACAGGCAAATCAAACTGGAAACGACACCGAAGAACATATCAACTAGAATTATGGATGTCCTGGCGCCGGTCGGTTTTGGACAGCGTGGGTTGATTGTCGCACCGCCAAAAGCTGGTAAAACGATGCTCATCAAAGAAATTGCCAATGCGATAACCACGAACCATCCTGAATCCGAATTGATTGTGCTGTTGATCGATGAACGCCCGGAAGAAGTGACGGACATTGAACGTTCCGTTGCTGGAGACGTGGTAAGTTCAACGTTCGATGAAGTGCCGGAGAACCATATTAAGGTAGCTGAGCTAGTGTTAGAACGGGCTATGCGACTTGTGGAGCATAAGCGGGATGTAATCATTTTAATGGACAGCATCACTCGACTTGCCCGTGCTTACAACCTTGTCATTCCGCCGAGCGGGCGTACATTATCCGGAGGGATTGACCCTGCTGCATTCCATCGTCCAAAACGTTTCTTCGGTGCGGCAAGGAATATCGAGGAAGGCGGCAGCCTGACGATCCTTGCTACAGCATTGGTAGATACGGGTTCAAGAATGGACGATGTCATTTATGAAGAGTTTAAAGGTACGGGTAATATGGAACTGCATTTAGATCGTGCACTTGCCGAAAGACGTATCTTCCCTGCAATCGACATTCGTCGCTCAGGCACTCGTAAAGAAGAATTGTTAATTCCGAAAGATCGCCTGGATAAACTATGGGCCATTAGGAAAACGATGTCGGATTCACCTGATTTCTCAGAGAAATTCCTTCGCCGTCTAAAACAGACAAAAGGCAATGAAGAATTTTTCAGTAAGTTGGATGAAGAAATGACAGAAATGAAAAAGGGACCAGCGAGCGTAAAACGTTCTTAA
- a CDS encoding DUF2529 domain-containing protein: MLKIFSTQISGLFKKMIDNEAFEMEDAGRLLAQAVVGDGTVFIHGIGEMQGVTAEALDGAEPFPKAQRYESVETISGEDRFLIFSRHSDDFEALMLAKQLKEKDIPFVAVSTSVPSKEDSLLELADVHIDLRIQRGLIPDETGNRYGYPTLIAALFAYYGIKFTLEEIIKEYEDEE; this comes from the coding sequence ATGTTAAAAATTTTCTCGACACAGATAAGCGGTTTATTTAAAAAAATGATTGATAATGAAGCCTTTGAAATGGAGGATGCCGGACGCTTGCTGGCTCAGGCTGTAGTTGGGGATGGCACTGTGTTCATTCACGGTATTGGTGAAATGCAGGGCGTCACTGCCGAGGCTTTAGATGGGGCAGAACCCTTCCCTAAGGCACAAAGATATGAATCAGTAGAAACTATTTCCGGGGAAGATCGATTCCTTATATTCAGTCGCCATTCGGATGATTTTGAAGCTTTGATGCTGGCAAAACAACTAAAGGAAAAAGATATACCATTTGTTGCGGTTTCTACATCCGTTCCTTCTAAAGAAGATTCACTTTTAGAGTTGGCTGACGTACATATAGATTTACGTATCCAACGAGGATTGATTCCCGATGAAACTGGAAATCGATATGGGTACCCTACCCTCATTGCCGCTCTTTTCGCTTATTATGGGATTAAATTCACTCTTGAAGAAATCATAAAAGAATATGAAGATGAAGAATGA
- the spoIIR gene encoding stage II sporulation protein R: protein MKTKHLAIIYLLILTIGTIVSIYMPKAEMVGAEETMVIPDEAIRLRILANSDTEKDQAVKRLIRDQVNEDITKWVEELTSLDEARDVITSHLPDIQATAEAVIKEHGLEQSVKVDFGQAEFPTKLYGQYLYPAGDYEAVIITLGEGEGANWWCVLFPPLCFLDFSNGTAVSQSPIVEDEDEESVTSEGKVYAATNEEKEPVPEEAVEEEVPDEKVKGPEAVVEEEAIEESVEIPQEEVKEEVIEPEVKGEVTEEKGMDEVTEEVIDGNVGENKVKLAASTEQGQQLYEGEKEPEVEVKSLFAEILNDLF from the coding sequence ATGAAAACTAAACATTTAGCCATTATTTATCTATTAATCTTAACAATAGGAACGATTGTAAGTATATATATGCCTAAAGCGGAGATGGTCGGTGCAGAAGAAACGATGGTAATTCCGGATGAGGCGATTCGTCTGAGGATACTTGCTAATAGTGATACAGAAAAGGATCAAGCGGTTAAACGGCTGATTAGGGATCAGGTAAATGAAGATATCACAAAATGGGTCGAGGAGCTTACTTCATTGGATGAAGCGAGGGATGTGATCACCTCGCATCTACCGGATATTCAAGCCACGGCTGAAGCAGTTATAAAGGAACATGGTTTGGAACAGTCAGTAAAAGTGGATTTTGGACAAGCCGAATTTCCGACAAAACTTTACGGGCAGTATTTATATCCTGCAGGGGATTATGAAGCTGTGATCATCACACTTGGTGAAGGGGAAGGGGCTAATTGGTGGTGTGTGTTATTTCCTCCACTATGTTTCTTGGATTTTTCAAATGGAACGGCTGTAAGTCAAAGTCCGATTGTCGAGGATGAAGATGAAGAATCTGTAACTTCGGAAGGGAAGGTTTATGCTGCAACGAATGAGGAGAAAGAACCTGTTCCAGAGGAAGCGGTTGAAGAAGAAGTACCGGATGAAAAGGTAAAAGGGCCAGAGGCAGTAGTTGAAGAAGAAGCAATTGAGGAAAGTGTGGAAATACCACAAGAAGAGGTAAAAGAAGAGGTTATAGAGCCAGAAGTAAAAGGAGAAGTGACAGAAGAAAAAGGTATGGATGAAGTAACGGAGGAAGTGATTGATGGGAATGTAGGTGAAAACAAGGTTAAACTTGCGGCATCCACTGAAC
- the prmC gene encoding peptide chain release factor N(5)-glutamine methyltransferase yields MNNSALKVFEALKWASSFLKENDRDANAGEILLQHFLKLTRSQLLANLHDELSEADFGQFKAAVELHADGTPIQYIIGSEEFYGRTFFVNEEVLIPRPETEELIYYTLRKLPAVFMEGQKLRLADIGTGSGAIAITMKLEKSNLSVTATDIADPSLEVAKKNAESLGAEVQFVQGDLLQPLININQKVDILLSNPPYIPNDDQKSMSVVVTGHEPHRALFAGIDGLDFYRRFMEQLPLIMEVPGLIGFEVGAGQGQAVADLLKRTFPAAEVSVVNDINEKDRMVFAELK; encoded by the coding sequence ATGAATAATTCTGCCTTGAAAGTGTTTGAAGCCCTTAAATGGGCTTCTTCTTTTTTAAAGGAAAATGATCGTGACGCCAATGCAGGGGAGATCCTGTTACAGCATTTTTTAAAACTAACGCGCTCCCAGTTACTGGCCAACCTTCATGATGAGCTCAGTGAAGCGGATTTTGGACAATTTAAGGCAGCAGTTGAGCTTCATGCTGATGGAACGCCCATCCAATATATAATAGGCAGTGAAGAATTTTATGGACGGACCTTCTTTGTGAATGAAGAAGTGCTGATACCGAGACCTGAAACAGAAGAATTGATTTATTATACATTACGTAAGCTTCCGGCCGTTTTTATGGAGGGACAGAAGCTCCGTTTAGCGGATATTGGGACAGGCAGCGGTGCAATCGCCATTACGATGAAGCTTGAAAAATCAAACTTGTCGGTGACGGCCACGGACATAGCAGATCCTTCACTTGAGGTGGCGAAGAAAAATGCCGAATCACTTGGTGCCGAAGTGCAGTTCGTGCAAGGTGATTTACTTCAGCCGTTGATTAACATAAACCAGAAAGTGGACATCCTTTTATCTAATCCGCCATATATACCAAATGATGATCAAAAATCCATGTCTGTAGTCGTAACGGGTCATGAACCCCATCGTGCATTATTTGCGGGTATCGATGGTCTGGACTTTTACCGCCGCTTTATGGAACAGTTACCTCTGATTATGGAGGTGCCTGGGCTGATCGGTTTTGAAGTGGGCGCTGGGCAGGGCCAGGCAGTTGCCGATTTATTAAAGCGGACTTTTCCTGCCGCAGAAGTATCCGTTGTAAATGACATTAATGAAAAAGATCGAATGGTCTTTGCTGAATTAAAATGA
- a CDS encoding UDP-N-acetylglucosamine 1-carboxyvinyltransferase has translation MEKLKIAGGYPLKGSIRVSGAKNSAVALIPATILADSPVTIEGLPDISDVQMLKELMEEIGGEVSFDDGEMTVNPSRMISMPLPNGRVKKLRASYYLMGAMLGKFKKAVIGLPGGCHLGPRPIDQHIKGFEALGAQVTNEQGAIYLRADELRGARIYLDVVSVGATINIMLAAVLAKGRTVIENAAKEPEIIDVATLLTNMGAKIKGAGTDIIRIDGVESLHGCKHTIIPDRIEAGTFMILAAAVGEGILIDNVIPQHLESLTSKMREMGINIEAGDDQIFVSPGEKYKSVDIKTLVYPGFPTDLQQPFTSLLTKASGSSMVTDTIYGARFKHIDELRRMNAKIKVEGRAGIIDGPVQLHGAKVKASDLRAGAALVIAGLMAEGITEVTGLEHIDRGYSHLVEKLSGLGATIWREEMTQEEVEQLKS, from the coding sequence ATGGAAAAACTTAAAATTGCCGGTGGCTATCCTTTAAAGGGAAGCATTCGTGTCAGCGGAGCAAAAAATAGTGCGGTCGCCCTTATCCCTGCAACAATTTTAGCGGACTCTCCCGTAACGATTGAAGGCCTGCCTGATATCTCGGATGTTCAGATGCTGAAAGAGTTAATGGAGGAAATTGGCGGTGAGGTATCCTTTGATGATGGGGAAATGACAGTGAATCCCAGCAGGATGATTTCAATGCCTCTTCCAAATGGAAGAGTTAAGAAGTTACGCGCCTCTTATTATTTAATGGGGGCAATGCTTGGTAAATTCAAAAAGGCAGTGATTGGTTTGCCTGGAGGCTGCCATTTAGGACCTCGCCCAATAGATCAACATATTAAGGGGTTCGAAGCACTAGGCGCACAAGTGACGAATGAACAAGGAGCCATTTACCTTAGGGCGGACGAGCTACGGGGAGCACGCATTTATTTGGATGTCGTTAGTGTAGGGGCAACGATCAATATTATGCTTGCCGCCGTTTTGGCCAAAGGCCGCACTGTGATTGAAAATGCTGCGAAAGAACCGGAAATCATCGATGTTGCCACTTTGTTGACCAATATGGGAGCGAAAATCAAGGGGGCAGGAACGGATATCATCCGTATTGATGGTGTGGAAAGTTTGCATGGGTGCAAACATACAATCATACCGGATCGGATTGAAGCCGGTACTTTCATGATTTTAGCAGCTGCTGTCGGTGAAGGAATCTTGATCGACAATGTCATTCCCCAGCATTTGGAGTCATTGACTTCCAAAATGAGGGAAATGGGGATTAATATTGAAGCCGGTGATGATCAGATATTTGTTTCACCGGGAGAAAAATATAAATCCGTTGATATCAAGACGTTGGTTTACCCTGGATTTCCAACAGATCTTCAGCAGCCTTTCACTTCTCTTTTAACGAAAGCCAGCGGTTCTAGCATGGTGACCGATACGATATACGGGGCACGATTCAAGCATATTGATGAACTGCGACGCATGAATGCGAAGATCAAAGTCGAGGGCAGAGCGGGCATCATTGATGGTCCTGTCCAACTTCATGGGGCAAAAGTGAAGGCAAGCGATTTACGTGCCGGAGCAGCTCTGGTAATTGCCGGTTTAATGGCTGAAGGGATTACAGAAGTGACCGGGCTTGAACATATAGATCGCGGATATAGCCATCTGGTTGAGAAACTTTCAGGTTTGGGAGCAACGATTTGGCGTGAAGAAATGACGCAAGAAGAGGTGGAGCAGCTTAAAAGCTGA